Below is a genomic region from Granulicella sp. L56.
ATAGGGTTCCAGCGGAGGAGTGATGGTGGCGGCAAGGTTGCGCGCCAACGGCCTGCGATCGGGAAGCCAGAAGGCGAAGGTGTCGATTCCGGAGTTTTCGGGCGGCGTCTGAACAACGCTTTTGGCGACGGCTGCGTTCATCTTCTGCGAGAGCGTAAGAATACCGGTCACATAGTCAGGGCATAGTGCCAATGCAACAAGAGGATTTACCTGCAAGGTTACGAAGGCATACGTGCTGCGAGGAAGGAATGATGTGAACTTGATCTCCACATCGCTGGAACCCATGGGCACGGAGAGATCGATGGAGTCGAGCAGGACATCTGGCGTAGTATTCCCTTCGCGGCTGGCAATCCAAAGCTCTGCGCGCAGCGAGGTCGGTTCGCTTGCGGTGGCCGCGACCGTAATTGTGGGTGCTGGCCCTTCGTGCAAAGGCAGCAAGAGCGCCATCGGGCTATCCAGAACCTTTGTCTCGCCACTGGCGGGAAGCTCATGCAGAGTAAGACTGCTCGAAGCGGTGATCGTCGCCGAGAGCGCCTTGTTTGCCGGGTCGTGTGCCGCGATACCGGGGATGTGTTGTCCATTTCGCAGGAGAAGCTGCTGCAAGGCGTGCATGTGCGTAGGATCGAGAAGGTCGCGGGGAGATAATTTACCGCTAAGACAAAGCGATGCTGCCATGCCCACTGCCTGCCCATTGTGGGCGCAGGTTGCCATGACGCGTGTTGACCCAAAGGCGATGTGCGAAGCAGAAAGAATACGCCCCGTTAGAAAGAGGTTTGGTACATTGCGCGAGTACATCGTGCTATATGGGATCTGGAAGACTCCCTTGCTATGCCACTGCGTGCATCCCGGCATGGCGGAGAACACCCCATCCGCGGGATGGAGGTCGATGGCCCATCCGCCGAAGCTGACGGCATCGGGAAACGTATGCTGCTCAATGAGATCTTGCTGGGTGAGCATGTAGTCCCCTTCGAATCGACGGCTCTCCCTCTTGCCAGGAATCGTACCCATCCATTCGAGAGTGAGGTTTTCTGCCCCAGGAAAATCGCCGGAGTTTTTGATGTAATTCCAGACTCCATAAGCAACGCGCCAGAGCTCCCACTTGATCTCTTCGGTCTGGTAGACGGTATCGAGCGCGCCGCCATACTCAAGCCACCACAGACGGCAACCCGAGTCGGTCACGCGAATTTCGCGAAAGCGAGGAACCTTGGTGATATCGTCCAGCGCGAAGGCGGGTGGGACGTAGACGACGGGCCGCCCTGTATCGCGTGAGTAGAAATAGAGAGAGTGACCCAGCAGGTCGTTGGTGGCCTGCTCCGGCGCCAGTGCTTCGTTGAATTCGGACCGCGCCTCCGCGCCGATCCGGAAGACCGCTCCAGAGAGAAAACCGAGGATTCCATCCCCAGAGGCGTCGCAAAAAAGCGGAGCCGTGATCCGATAGCGGGTTTGATTTTGGCTGCAGTAGGCGTTGGCCGCAGCAATCCTTCCGTTCTCGCCCGGCTCTATGCCGTCGACAGCAGTATTAAGCAGAAGTCGAATATTGGGTTCGCGGGTTGCATATTCCAGCAGGACAGAGTCGAAGATGACCGCGTTGCCTGCAGGGTTGCGATACATGTTCTCGACGAGCAACTCATCGATGACTCCCCCCTCGCGCGCCCAACGGTTGTTGTTGCCCATGTGGGAGGTGGCGCCCAGCACCCAAAGCCGAATTTCGCTGGAAGCATTGCCGCCGAGCACGGGCCGGTCTTGTACCAGCAACACGCGAACACCTTGTCGTGCTGCAGTGATCGCGCAGCAGACCCCCGAGAGACCGCCGCCAACGACAACGAGATCGCCCGAGAGATTCGTGATGGGAAGAGTGCGCGTCGTTACGGATGAGGATGCAGCATGTAATGCCATGGAGGAGTTTTCCCGGGACGCTTATGATACAAGGCTGGCCAAAACGATGAAAGAAAGTTTTCGTCTTGCTAACGATTGTGTGGAAATGGTACATGTTAACCGCTAAACCTGTCTAGATTGATATTCTTTTTTTTGGCAAGTTGCAAGGCACGTAAGTAGATATCGGGAGATTTGATGACAATCGGGAAGCTGGTTTTTTTTGTCTTTTTCGCAGTGGGCGTGGCGGGTGTAGCGCAGAGCAGGATTGTTCTCAAAAACGGCCCGCTGACGTTCATGGCTGAGGCGCAGGGATTTCGCTACGGATTCGCCATGGGGACAAGGAGTGTTGTGTCGGCGGACAACGCAGCCGGTCTTCTGCTGGCAGGGAGTCCTGTTAACGTCAAGCCGGTGGGAAGGTGTGCTGCTTCGCGCTGCGTGCTGATGGGGGCGAATGCTGCAGGAACAAAGGTCCGCATTACTGTGATCCTCCAACCACATCATGCCGAGCTCATCGCGGAGCCTGCACATATGGGCGACAAGGTAATCTTTGTGACGGACGGAGCGTCACCGGCGTTCGGTCTCGCAGACCACGCTGTGGAGCAGAACCAGTTCTCGACATTGTCGAACAAGCAGTTCAATACCGACGTGACTGGCTTCGCCGACGATGCATTTCTCTCAGGCCAGGGGCTGACACGACTGGTGAGCAATTTTGTCATCTACCCGAAGCAAGGCTTTGCAGAGCTGTTGATCGACCCTTTTACGAAGATCGTCCACACGAGCGGTACGCAGATTGTGCAGGGCGTGCAACATGCGGGCGCTCAGGTGCCGCTACATTATTTTTTCGGCACGCCGCACGAGATCTACCTGGAGTACCTGAGGGCGCGCAACGCAGCAGACTTCAAGGTGATGATACCGAAGTATGATGCCTTTGGAGTGGGCTGGGAGGCCTTCGGAGCATTGGGGTGGGACACAAATGCCAAGACAGTTCGAGACAGTGTGGATCGCTACCTGGCGGCGGGATATCCGCTTAAATGGATCGTAATCGGATCGGGATTCTGGCCCGCAGCACCTGAGATGCATGAGACGACCAGCTTCGGCCTTTGGGACAAGCAGAAGTATCCCGATCCTGCTGCGTTGCTGGCCCATTTTCACGGCGAAAAACTAAAGACGATGCTCGGCCTGCGTATCACGTTCATCAAGGCAGGCCCCTATTCCAGCGAGGGGCTCAAGAACGGCTATTTCATGATGAAGGATGGGCAGGCCCAGGTCTTCAAGGGGGGCTGGCCGAAGATGCCGTACTACCTACTGGATGCGCACAATCCAGAGGCGCTGGATTGGTACATGAGGCTGGTCAAGAAGTGGAACGACTATGGGGTCGACGGCTATAAGGAGGACTTCTATGGCTATGGAGGATATGGGCTGCGCGACGACAAGGTAGATCCAACCAACGATCGTCTCATGGCGGAAGGAAAGATCGTGATCGAGCGCAATGGCTATCTCTCTTCGAACGGCGACCTGCACCGCATCAACGACTTCAACTATAACCAGAATCAGGACCGCGGGCCGGTAAACTCACTGGCGCTCGCCTATGCAGGATTTCCGCTGGTATATCCCGATATCGTGGGTGGAACCTTTGGCGAAGACCGCTTCTCTTCAACGCGCACAGCGAAGATGGAAACCTACATGATGCGCAACGCGCAATGGGCAGCCCTTCACAGTTCCATGGGAATGGGAGAACCGCCGTGGGCCTTTTCTCCGAAGGTCGCCAGCGTCATGCTGGCTTCCGCAAAGCTGCATGCGCGTTTTGCGCCCTATATCTTTAGCAATGCCAGAAAATTTGCAAAGGATGGCTATCCTTGGACGATGACGCCGCTTCCGATCGCCTTTCCTCAGAACGAAAATGCCTACGGGCATGAGAACGCAACTGATCGCGGATACGAATGGATGATAGGGGACGCGATGTTAGCGACGCCGCTCTACGGTGAGGATTACGCCACTGCGGAGACGCGCGATGTCTACCTGCCAAGCGGCCAATGGATGGACTTCGATAGCGGAACGATCTATACAGGAAGGCAAACTCTAAAGGGATTCTCCCTGCCCGCGGGCAAGACGCCATTGTTTCTGGGTGGGTCTGGCGTGACCTTGGAAGAGATCGATGGGGTCGTGCGTGCTGTGGTCTATCCGGTAGCGATAGATGCGAGTGCGACCATGACCTTACCCGAGTCGATGCAAGCCTTGACGGTAGACGTACGGGGACTCCCCATAGGAACGAAGTGGCGTGGCATACGCGTAGTGGATGGAGACAATAAGAGCGTTCCGGTTGCAGCGCAAGGCTTTGGGTTCAGTTTTGTACCGAAGTCAGGCGAGACATACAAGGTGCAGGCGCTCCGCTGACCGTAGTTTTGAAAGATAAATGGCGTAGTGTTTCAGAATTATCTGACGCAATCGCTAAGCGCAAGTGCCGTCCGGCTCTACTTCGCATTGCTCCTCGCAAAGAGCGGTTGCGTTCTCGTCTCCGAACATGACCGCGCTCACCATGTCTTCAAAGCTGCGGCCCTGCTTCTTCAACATCTCGGAAAGGGTGATTCGGTATGGGTTTGGCATTCTGTCTGGCCTCCGTTTTTGAATGGCTGTGCTGTGTTTGCTCAACAAACACGCCTTGGCCCAGGCCCACGCCTGCAGGGGCGGCAAGTGCAAGGGGAGGGGTATCACCCATCCTTGGAACGGAGCGAAGTGGAGTGGAAAGGACGAGCGCAGCGAAGGTCTGCACAAGCGCAGCGCGGAAGACTGCGGGAAACCCCTTGCGCGCGCCAGGGACGGAGTCCCTTCCATGTCTTTTTGCAAGTGTTAAGCGCACGAATTCTCGGACCGCGCCTTTTCCTTCATCAGGGCAGTTGCTCTTTTTTTTAGGTTCTCCTTGGGTCGGGAACCGGGCGGCGTTCAGCGACAGTCGCTCAAACTTCCATACGCGGATTGGCTACCGCACGAACGTGTGTCGTCGCAGGCTTGCCTCGGACTCAGCGCGGGCGTCGGAAGGAACTCCGGCCCAAGGGGCTCTCGAGGATCACCATGACCTGCCGCCCGGTTCCCCAACCAAGGAGGTGAAGCAGCTCAAGCTCAAGCTGTCATAGGCACCCTCATCTCGCGGCCGATGGCCCAGATGAAGCCGGCCAGTTCTCTCGCGATCGCCGCGACGACAACTGTAGACTTCTTGCCTTTAGCGATCAGAGAGCGGTAAGGTGTGCATAGCCTTGTCTGGGCCTTCCATGCGATGTCGCGAATGTTCTTGGGCAGGCGGACGAGGATCTCCGCCTTCTCCTTCGCGATGCGCGCTGGATACTGATAGCTCCATGCGGCCTCGATGAGCATACGTCTGGCCTCTCTGTTGCCCGTCTTGGTGATGCCACCACGACGGATGGTTCCACCGCTGGAGTGCTCGGACGGAACCAGGCCAAGGTAGCCCATCAAAAGGCGCGGCGACTCAAATCGGCTGAGGTCACCGGTAGAGGCAATGAAGGTGGCTGCGGAGATGAGGTCGAGACCGCGCAAACCTCGCAGCGCTTCGACGAGCGGTCCGAGGGACCAGGCCGCAACCATAGTGGAGATCCTCTGAACCAGGGCATCTCGCCTGGCCTGCGCGGTCCAGACAGTCTCCAGATAATCCTGGAAGACTATGCCGTGCGCCTGTTCTTGAAAGGTCTGCCCGGCAAGCCAGCAACGATGACGCTGCGTCCAGTGGTTGCCGGTCGTATAGCTGCGGCCATGCCGTAGCAGGAAGGCGAGCAACTGCTGCCGCGCCCGCATCAAGTGCATGGATGCGTCTACTCTTGCCCGGACCAAATCTCGCAGCGCTTCGTGTGTGGGGTCCGGAACCCATACCGGCGTCAGATTGCCCGAGCGGTGCAAAATCGCAAGCTTCTCCGAATCCCGGCGATCGGTCTTGATGCGTTCGCCAGACTTGCGCGGGATCAAGGACGGCGCGACCACGATGCACTTGTGCCCGAGGCTCGTGAGCTGGCGATGAACGCCGTAACCACAGCCGCTTGCTTCGTAGCAGAAGTCGAGCTCGCCGTGCCGTGCGAGCTGCTTCGCCATCTTGCCTACAGCTTCGGGCGTGTTCGGTATCACCCCGATGAACCGAACTGTTCCGCCTCGACCGTCTTCTGCAACGCTGATGGAGATGGTCGCCTTATGGACGTCCATGCCGACGAACGATCTGATGATCTTTTTCATGCCTTCCTCCTGTGCCCATGAGAACCGATGGAAGCGGCTCTAGAAAAGACATACAGACTCAGGAAGGCCTGGTTACCGCTTCGTGCGCGCTACGCGCACCTATTCATGGGGCGTTGCGGGGTGTCCCCGCTGGATTGGGGAGTCGGAAGATGAGGCCGGTGTTCCTCGCCGGTATCCGCTGGAGCTGGGGCAAGGGCGTAGCCCTTACCCCGCCACGGCATCAATGGAATAAAAAACTGATAGGCAAAGCGAGCTATGCCCCAGGATTATTAAGTTGGCTCTTTTCTGTTGAGCATCGGACCTTCCGTAGAACTATTTCCCCAATAGTTGTCCATCTTCGGATAGCATTCTTCCACGGCAATTCGGCAAAGCCCTTCAACGGCCAGTTTGTCGCAGTCCTCTACCCCTATGCCTGACGAAACCATCCCCGGACTTGACTCCGCACGCGCCTGGATCGTGGTCTTCGCCGGCTTCGTAGGGTCGTTCGTCACCTTCGGCATCTCCTACTGTTTCGGAGTCTTTCTTAAACCAATAGGGCTTGAATTCCACGTCAGCCACGCCGCTATGTCGGCGCTCTTTTCCATGATCACAGCGATCTCGTTCTTCGCTGCCCCGTTCACCGGCAAGATCGCCGACCGCTATGGCCCCCGTCCAGTCGTTGTCATCGGAGCCCTGCTCCTCCGCGGCGGAATGATTTTCACCGCGCATGTGCATAGCTTCGCCCTCCTGTTCCTGACCTACGGAGTCGGCCTCGGCGGAGGTGTAGCCTGCACCTACATCCCATCCGTCTCGGCAGTAGGTCAGTGGTTCAAGAAGCATCGCGACGTCGCTCTTGGCCTCACCATCAGCGGCATCGGCTGCGGAACTCTCGTAGCGGCTCCGCTCTCAGCCATGCTCATCGAACGCCACGGCTGGAGAACAGCCTTCGAGATCTTCGGCTGGGGAGGCGCAGCCCTTCTCCTGCTCTGCGCGGCCTTACTCTTCCGTCCACCCGTCGTCGGCGAAAAGAAGAAGGGTGCTGCTGTCGCCAAAGTTCGAACTCGCGCCTTCGCCATCCAGTACATCTCCCTCTTTTTCTCTGGAATTGCCATCTATGCCTCGTTCGTCTTTCTCCCCGCCTATGCAGGAGACATCGGCGCCAGCCGGGTAGCAGGAGCTGGTCTTATCGGCTACATCGGCGCCTCCAGCGTTGTAGGCCGCCTCGGTCTCGACGCTCTGGCGCCGCGATTCGGTCTGATGAGGATGTACCAGGCCTCCTATCTGATCCTGCTGATCAGCTTTGGCGTATGGCTCGCGGCAGGCTCCTACACCGCGCTTGTGGTCTTTGCCCTCCTCATGGGAGTGGGCTATGGCGGAATCGCAGCAATGTCGCCAGCCGTAGCCGCCTCTACCTTCGGCATCGAAGGACTGGGCGAGCTCCTCGGCATCCTCTTCACCGGATTAGGAGCCGCATGTCTCGTCGGCCCACCGGTCGCTGGCATCCTGGTAGACCACTTCCATGACTACAAGTGGCCAGTCTTCGTCGGTGCCGGAGCCTCTGTCCTCGCGCTGCTCTTCGCCATCTTGCTACAGGCCTACGCCAACAAACCAACGCGTCGTTAAGCGCCTTGTTACTCGCATTTCGGACATCGTCGAAGATGGACCTGGATGGCTTCAAGGCTGTTCCTGTGCAAGCGATCTGCTTCATCTAGGAGGAGCAGAGTCGTTGGATCAGGCATGGCTCTTTTGAGCGTTGCATAACACGGGGATAGCGACGGTCGACGCACGATGAGGGCGGCTTCCTTAGCTTTGTGCCGAGCATAACATGTGCCAATGGCCTCAGCTACTCGAAGTTTTGTCAAATTCAGTTCTAAATCTTGGGCTCGAGTAAGGCCGTGAAGACACGACGTCCAACTTCTGGCTTGAAGAAGCGATTGGGGACTACCCCCCTCGCCACAGGCAGCTTCACAAAATCTCACAAATAAAACGTCAGTTCATTCCTAAATCCTCCAAATTAATTATGATTGCTATCAAATTTTAGAGGAGCCAATGGCAGATGCGCTCTTCGATATCGCCTCAGGCGACGACAATGCGGTGCAAGTTTATCCGGTGGAACCTGGAACCGTCCGCTCATATTGCGGCCGTTCAATGTAACCTTCACCGACTGCGTGTTGGCACCAGGAGGAAGATCGAGCGTGAATGCCTGCGTGTATGAAGCAGGGCTTTCAGGATTGTTGAGCCGAATCAGCACGAACATGGACTCAACTTCGCCGTATTACATCGGGACTCTGTTCGATACCTTCTGGGATGACACAGTTAAGGCCGATGTGACGGCTGCATTCGCCAGCGCCGAGCAATACTTCTCCAATAGCTTTTCAAACTTGACCAATCCACTCACACCTGCAGCCGCGGCG
It encodes:
- a CDS encoding MFS transporter, producing the protein MPDETIPGLDSARAWIVVFAGFVGSFVTFGISYCFGVFLKPIGLEFHVSHAAMSALFSMITAISFFAAPFTGKIADRYGPRPVVVIGALLLRGGMIFTAHVHSFALLFLTYGVGLGGGVACTYIPSVSAVGQWFKKHRDVALGLTISGIGCGTLVAAPLSAMLIERHGWRTAFEIFGWGGAALLLLCAALLFRPPVVGEKKKGAAVAKVRTRAFAIQYISLFFSGIAIYASFVFLPAYAGDIGASRVAGAGLIGYIGASSVVGRLGLDALAPRFGLMRMYQASYLILLISFGVWLAAGSYTALVVFALLMGVGYGGIAAMSPAVAASTFGIEGLGELLGILFTGLGAACLVGPPVAGILVDHFHDYKWPVFVGAGASVLALLFAILLQAYANKPTRR
- a CDS encoding IS110 family transposase, encoding MKKIIRSFVGMDVHKATISISVAEDGRGGTVRFIGVIPNTPEAVGKMAKQLARHGELDFCYEASGCGYGVHRQLTSLGHKCIVVAPSLIPRKSGERIKTDRRDSEKLAILHRSGNLTPVWVPDPTHEALRDLVRARVDASMHLMRARQQLLAFLLRHGRSYTTGNHWTQRHRCWLAGQTFQEQAHGIVFQDYLETVWTAQARRDALVQRISTMVAAWSLGPLVEALRGLRGLDLISAATFIASTGDLSRFESPRLLMGYLGLVPSEHSSGGTIRRGGITKTGNREARRMLIEAAWSYQYPARIAKEKAEILVRLPKNIRDIAWKAQTRLCTPYRSLIAKGKKSTVVVAAIARELAGFIWAIGREMRVPMTA
- a CDS encoding TIM-barrel domain-containing protein, which gives rise to MTIGKLVFFVFFAVGVAGVAQSRIVLKNGPLTFMAEAQGFRYGFAMGTRSVVSADNAAGLLLAGSPVNVKPVGRCAASRCVLMGANAAGTKVRITVILQPHHAELIAEPAHMGDKVIFVTDGASPAFGLADHAVEQNQFSTLSNKQFNTDVTGFADDAFLSGQGLTRLVSNFVIYPKQGFAELLIDPFTKIVHTSGTQIVQGVQHAGAQVPLHYFFGTPHEIYLEYLRARNAADFKVMIPKYDAFGVGWEAFGALGWDTNAKTVRDSVDRYLAAGYPLKWIVIGSGFWPAAPEMHETTSFGLWDKQKYPDPAALLAHFHGEKLKTMLGLRITFIKAGPYSSEGLKNGYFMMKDGQAQVFKGGWPKMPYYLLDAHNPEALDWYMRLVKKWNDYGVDGYKEDFYGYGGYGLRDDKVDPTNDRLMAEGKIVIERNGYLSSNGDLHRINDFNYNQNQDRGPVNSLALAYAGFPLVYPDIVGGTFGEDRFSSTRTAKMETYMMRNAQWAALHSSMGMGEPPWAFSPKVASVMLASAKLHARFAPYIFSNARKFAKDGYPWTMTPLPIAFPQNENAYGHENATDRGYEWMIGDAMLATPLYGEDYATAETRDVYLPSGQWMDFDSGTIYTGRQTLKGFSLPAGKTPLFLGGSGVTLEEIDGVVRAVVYPVAIDASATMTLPESMQALTVDVRGLPIGTKWRGIRVVDGDNKSVPVAAQGFGFSFVPKSGETYKVQALR
- a CDS encoding FAD-dependent oxidoreductase: MALHAASSSVTTRTLPITNLSGDLVVVGGGLSGVCCAITAARQGVRVLLVQDRPVLGGNASSEIRLWVLGATSHMGNNNRWAREGGVIDELLVENMYRNPAGNAVIFDSVLLEYATREPNIRLLLNTAVDGIEPGENGRIAAANAYCSQNQTRYRITAPLFCDASGDGILGFLSGAVFRIGAEARSEFNEALAPEQATNDLLGHSLYFYSRDTGRPVVYVPPAFALDDITKVPRFREIRVTDSGCRLWWLEYGGALDTVYQTEEIKWELWRVAYGVWNYIKNSGDFPGAENLTLEWMGTIPGKRESRRFEGDYMLTQQDLIEQHTFPDAVSFGGWAIDLHPADGVFSAMPGCTQWHSKGVFQIPYSTMYSRNVPNLFLTGRILSASHIAFGSTRVMATCAHNGQAVGMAASLCLSGKLSPRDLLDPTHMHALQQLLLRNGQHIPGIAAHDPANKALSATITASSSLTLHELPASGETKVLDSPMALLLPLHEGPAPTITVAATASEPTSLRAELWIASREGNTTPDVLLDSIDLSVPMGSSDVEIKFTSFLPRSTYAFVTLQVNPLVALALCPDYVTGILTLSQKMNAAVAKSVVQTPPENSGIDTFAFWLPDRRPLARNLAATITPPLEPYRPTNIVNGCSRPWEAANAWLPAREDKAPSITLTWRQPQMIETIEITFDTDYDHPMESVLMGHPERVMPGCVTAFEICCAKGDLLARVDDNHQTRCVLKLLAPVETSAISVAILRHGPALPAIFQIGCY